One window of Bos javanicus breed banteng chromosome 1, ARS-OSU_banteng_1.0, whole genome shotgun sequence genomic DNA carries:
- the PSMG1 gene encoding proteasome assembly chaperone 1, protein MAATFFGEVVRTPCRAGTEEEEEEEEGNRETPEDREVRRQLARKREVRLFRRQTKTTLEVSLLEKHPCSKFIIAIGNNAVAFLSSFVMNSGAWEEVGCAKLWNEWCRTTDTAHLSPTEAFCVFYHLKSNPSVMLCQCSCYVAEDQQYQWLEKVFGSCPRKNMQVTILTCRHVTDYKTSESTSSLHTPFLKALKTQNFKEPPFCSLLEQPNIVHDLPAAVLSYCQVWRIPAVLYLCYTDVMKLDLITIEAFKPVLSSKSLKCLVKNIPQSTEILKKLMTTNEIQSNIYT, encoded by the exons ATGGCGGCCACGTTCTTCGGGGAGGTGGTGAGGACGCCGTGCCGAGCCGggacggaggaggaggaggaggaagaagaggggaatAGGGAGACGCCCGAGGATAGGGAGGTCCGGCGACAGCTGGCGCGGAAGAG GGAGGTGCGGCTCTTTCGAAGACAGACAAAAACAACGTTGGAAGTTTCTCTGCTGGAAAAACATCCTTGCTCCAAGTTTATAATTGCAATAGGGAATAATGCAGtag CGTTTTTGTCATCATTTGTCATGAATTCAGGAGCCTGGGAAGAAGTCGGTTGTGCTAAACTCTGGAATGAATGGTGTAGGACAACGGACACTGCACACCTGTCCCCCACAGaggctttttgtgtgttttatcacCTGAAATCGAATCCTTCG GTCATGCTGTGCCAGTGCAGTTGCTACGTGGCCGAAGATCAGCAATATCAGTGGCTGGAAAAG GTTTTTGGCTCTTGTCCAAGGAAGAATATGCAAGTCACTATTCTCACATGTCGCCATGTTACTGACTATAAAACTTCAGAATCTACCAGCAGCcttcatactcctttcctgaaagCTCTAAAAACTCAGAATTTCAAAGAGCCTCCTTTTTGTTCACTGCTAGAACAACCAAATATTGTCCACGACCTTCCTGCAGCAG TTCTGAGTTACTGTCAAGTATGGAGAATCCCTGCAGTTCTGTACTTGTGTTACACTGATGTGATGAAATTAGACCTGATCACAATCGAAGCTTTTAAGCCTGTACTTTCTTCCAAAAGTTTAAAGTGTTTGGTTAAG AACATTCCCCAGAGCACAGAGATACTGAAGAAATTGATGACAACAAATGAGATTCAGAGTAACATTTACACGTGA